From a single Porites lutea chromosome 10, jaPorLute2.1, whole genome shotgun sequence genomic region:
- the LOC140949799 gene encoding tyrosine-protein kinase receptor Tie-1-like produces the protein MATLGGVPYPTLTKSELYRLLGTGYRMERPDMCSDDVYELMADCWKEEPRSRPSFYQLIEKLEVIMERDAPYLHLNQHNEDRPYYNVPPEASDD, from the exons ATGGCTACATTGG GAGGCGTACCATACCCCACGCTGACCAAGTCAGAGTTGTATCGACTACTTGGCACTGGTTATCGCATGGAAAGGCCTGACATGTGCTCCGATGATGT ATATGAGCTGATGGCTGACTGCTGGAAAGAGGAACCTCGCTCTCGTCCCAGTTTCTATCAACTGATCGAAAAACTGGAGGTGATAATGGAGAGGGATGCACCGTACTTGCATCTAAACCAACACAATGAAGATCGTCCGTATTACAACGTGCCACCTGAAGCTAGTGATGATTAA